The following proteins are encoded in a genomic region of Sesamum indicum cultivar Zhongzhi No. 13 linkage group LG8, S_indicum_v1.0, whole genome shotgun sequence:
- the LOC105168311 gene encoding protein DMR6-LIKE OXYGENASE 2 isoform X2 translates to MERASFFLANGCTPLSLSHDFILPADVRPVTSSVSTSITVPVIDLNDKQSLLVKKISDACQEYGFFHIINHGVPEELCRRMMAAVSDFFKLPPEERSHLFTEDKTKPLRVFNFYLKVEGQNKVTMWSETLVHPWHASDDFANFLPRNPPHYRELASEYAKEIGWLMRRLLSLISQGLGLKKDSLRSEDVTGLQVMTKDGEWIAINPLRNAFVVNIGDQIQVLSNGRYKSVHHRAVGSKCSERVSIAMFYGPNKDTVVGPVEELVDEDHPPVYRSYRYEEFLEEFHRQEGTRRRVKEVFELQH, encoded by the exons ATGGAGAGAGCATCATTTTTCCTAGCCAATGGCTGCACCCCGCTCTCCCTTTCCCATGACTTCATCCTGCCGGCCGATGTCCGGCCGGTGACGTCGTCCGTCTCAACATCGATCACCGTTCCAGTCATTGACCTGAACGACAAGCAGTCCTTGTTGGTCAAGAAAATATCAGATGCTTGTCAGGAATATGGTTTCTTTCACATTATCAACCATGGAGTGCCGGAGGAATTGTGCCGGCGAATGATGGCTGCAGTTAGTGATTTCTTTAAGCTTCCACCCGAAGAAAGATCACATCTCTTCACAGAAGACAAAACCAAGCCTTTAAGGGTGTTCAATTTTTACCTCAAAGTTGAAGGACAGAATAAAGTCACTATGTGGAGTGAGACACTAGTTCATCCTTGGCATGCTTCTGATGATTTTGCCAATTTTCTGCCAAGAAATCCTCCCCATTACCG AGAGTTGGCAAGTGAGTATGCGAAGGAGATCGGATGGCTCATGAGGCGGCTCTTGAGCTTGATATCTCAAGGGTTGGGGCTGAAGAAGGACAGTTTACGA TCTGAAGATGTAACTGGCCTGCAGGTGATGACAAAAGACGGCGAATGGATAGCCATCAACCCTCTCCGCAACGCCTTTGTTGTTAACATTGGTGATCAAATTCag GTCTTGAGCAATGGAAGGTATAAGAGCGTGCATCACAGGGCTGTTGGCAGCAAGTGCTCGGAACGAGTGTCGATTGCCATGTTTTATGGACCAAACAAGGACACAGTTGTTGGTCCAGTCGAGGAATTGGTTGATGAAGACCACCCTCCAGTGTACAGGAGTTATCGGTATGAGGAGTTTCTTGAAGAATTCCACAGGCAGGAAGGCACTAGGCGGAGGGTCAAGG
- the LOC105168311 gene encoding protein DMR6-LIKE OXYGENASE 2 isoform X1: MERASFFLANGCTPLSLSHDFILPADVRPVTSSVSTSITVPVIDLNDKQSLLVKKISDACQEYGFFHIINHGVPEELCRRMMAAVSDFFKLPPEERSHLFTEDKTKPLRVFNFYLKVEGQNKVTMWSETLVHPWHASDDFANFLPRNPPHYRELASEYAKEIGWLMRRLLSLISQGLGLKKDSLRVRLGDKPRLVSHANYYPPCPQPELTLGLPAHTDLNALTVLMQSEDVTGLQVMTKDGEWIAINPLRNAFVVNIGDQIQVLSNGRYKSVHHRAVGSKCSERVSIAMFYGPNKDTVVGPVEELVDEDHPPVYRSYRYEEFLEEFHRQEGTRRRVKEVFELQH; encoded by the exons ATGGAGAGAGCATCATTTTTCCTAGCCAATGGCTGCACCCCGCTCTCCCTTTCCCATGACTTCATCCTGCCGGCCGATGTCCGGCCGGTGACGTCGTCCGTCTCAACATCGATCACCGTTCCAGTCATTGACCTGAACGACAAGCAGTCCTTGTTGGTCAAGAAAATATCAGATGCTTGTCAGGAATATGGTTTCTTTCACATTATCAACCATGGAGTGCCGGAGGAATTGTGCCGGCGAATGATGGCTGCAGTTAGTGATTTCTTTAAGCTTCCACCCGAAGAAAGATCACATCTCTTCACAGAAGACAAAACCAAGCCTTTAAGGGTGTTCAATTTTTACCTCAAAGTTGAAGGACAGAATAAAGTCACTATGTGGAGTGAGACACTAGTTCATCCTTGGCATGCTTCTGATGATTTTGCCAATTTTCTGCCAAGAAATCCTCCCCATTACCG AGAGTTGGCAAGTGAGTATGCGAAGGAGATCGGATGGCTCATGAGGCGGCTCTTGAGCTTGATATCTCAAGGGTTGGGGCTGAAGAAGGACAGTTTACGAGTAAGGCTTGGAGACAAACCTAGACTAGTTTCACATGCCAACTACTATCCACCGTGTCCACAACCTGAACTCACCTTGGGATTGCCTGCTCATACTGACTTAAACGCCCTCACCGTTCTTATGCAGTCTGAAGATGTAACTGGCCTGCAGGTGATGACAAAAGACGGCGAATGGATAGCCATCAACCCTCTCCGCAACGCCTTTGTTGTTAACATTGGTGATCAAATTCag GTCTTGAGCAATGGAAGGTATAAGAGCGTGCATCACAGGGCTGTTGGCAGCAAGTGCTCGGAACGAGTGTCGATTGCCATGTTTTATGGACCAAACAAGGACACAGTTGTTGGTCCAGTCGAGGAATTGGTTGATGAAGACCACCCTCCAGTGTACAGGAGTTATCGGTATGAGGAGTTTCTTGAAGAATTCCACAGGCAGGAAGGCACTAGGCGGAGGGTCAAGG